In Allomuricauda ruestringensis DSM 13258, the following proteins share a genomic window:
- a CDS encoding DUF4252 domain-containing protein, producing MKKYILIVVMALVPLAGFSQSLFDKFEDLDDVTSVVVNKSMFNLLAKIDVEVDDPEAQDFMDIASSLKSLKVFTTENKKIGDDMKSSVDSYLKSSKMEELMRVKDKDANVKFYIKEGKDADHVSELLMFVTGMKNVEADGRKFETVILSLTGDIDLNKIGSLTKKMNLPEELNEASKKN from the coding sequence ATGAAAAAGTATATTTTAATCGTAGTAATGGCATTAGTGCCTTTGGCCGGATTTTCACAATCCCTTTTTGACAAATTTGAGGATCTGGACGATGTAACATCCGTAGTGGTGAACAAAAGCATGTTCAATCTATTGGCAAAGATTGATGTAGAGGTAGATGATCCAGAAGCACAAGACTTTATGGATATTGCCAGTAGCTTAAAAAGCCTAAAGGTTTTCACAACTGAAAACAAGAAAATTGGAGATGATATGAAATCTTCCGTGGATAGTTACCTAAAATCTTCCAAAATGGAAGAGTTGATGAGGGTAAAGGACAAAGACGCCAATGTCAAGTTCTATATTAAAGAGGGCAAGGATGCGGATCATGTGAGCGAACTGCTCATGTTCGTGACAGGTATGAAGAACGTTGAGGCCGATGGCAGAAAGTTCGAGACTGTAATTTTATCACTTACCGGTGATATTGACTTGAACAAAATCGGTTCATTGACCAAAAAAA